Part of the Syntrophales bacterium genome is shown below.
CGCTTCATCGCCTCTGTTGCCTGGATTTTGTTCTCTTCTCATTTTTCCCACCGCGGCGGCGGCGGCGGCACGATGGTGACCATCGGCAATGTAGAGTGTATCAATCTTTGCAAATTCATTTGCCACGGTCTTAATCTCTTTTTCATCCTTTATAACCCAGACCGTGTGAGAAACACCATCATCAGCGGTAAAATCGTATTCAGGTTGATCCATAACAACTTTTTCGACAATACGATCAATGGAATCCTGGCACCTGTAAGTTACAAATACCGGTCCTGTCTGGGCATTAACGGCGGTAATATGTCTGATGCGATCTATTTCCTTATCGGTTCTCGTCAGTTCATGTTTTTTGAGCTGGCCTGATTCGTATTCAGCGACACTGATACCACCAGCAATGCCATACTGCTCATGGCTGGCCATTCTCTGACGATAAACGTAAAAACAGGCCTTTTTCTCCTGAAACAGGATGCCTTCCTGCATAAGACGATTCAGATTCAGCCTCGCCATCTCGTAAACATTGTCAGTACCGATACCTGAGCAGGATAAGGCCTCGATCTCCGATTTTTCCACGCGTAAAAAGCTCAAGGGATTGCCGGCGGTGATTTTTCTGGCCTCTTCTGTGGTTACCACATCATAAGGACAGGAGGCTACCGCCTTTACGTATTGCCTCTGCGGCCTGAGTGCCTTAAAGGGAACAACAACAGCCATAAAAATTTCCTCTTGCCAAATTCTTACCATATTGACATATTGAAATCAATCCCAAAGGCAATGATGGAGAGGAAACAGTGTCTTCAATACTCATACGACGTTCATGAAACTGCCGGAACGGCTAAGAAAGGAGCTACGATGGATCGTGTGTTTATCCACGGACTCGAAAGTAGCAGCCAGGGGACAAAAGGGTCATTTTTCAGAAAGAAATATCCCGAGATGATCATTGAAGATTTTGTCGGCCCCCTCGAGCAGAGAATGGCAAAGCTGAACAAAATCCTTGCCGACAAAACAGATCTGATACTGGTTGGCTCCAGTTATGGGGGGACGATGGCCACCATTTATGCCTGCAACAATGAAAAGAAGGTCAAAAAACTCATCCTTCTGGCACCGGCCCTTAACCTTACGGAATTTAAACCTTACCTGAGCAACAGGTTGGTTATCCCTGTTATGGTTTACCACGGCTTACATGACGATGTGGTTCCCCCGGGGCCTGTTCAGGATATTGCCCGGATGCTCTTTGCAAACCTCACATTCCATACAGTGGAGGATGACCATTTCCTCCAGAAAATATTCAATACCCTGGACTGGGATGACCTGTTGTGTCTTTGATGTAACATCTTCTATTTGCGACATTGCGGGAGAATATAGCAAAAGCATGGACAATAAGGCGATACAAAAAACAAGAAACCTTCCTGTTTTGCCAAACGTCCTGAGGATGGTGGCCTGGGAGGTAACGCGAAGCTGTAATCTTGCCTGTGTCCACTGTCGGGCTTCGTCCCGGTCCGGTTCCTACCCAGGGGAGTTCGCCACCGACCAATGTACGAGGCTTCTCGATGAAATTGCCGCCTTCAGCAAACCGGTGATCATCCTGACCGGTGGGGAACCACTTCTCCGGGAGGACATTTTTGAGATAGTTGCCTATGGAAATCGAAAAGGGCTGCGGATGGTCATGGCGACCAACGGGACCCTGGTCACTGGAGAGATTGCCGGCAAGATGCGGCAGGCAGGTATCAAGAGGGTTAGTGTCAGTATTGACGGCCTGGACGCAAAAAGCCACGATACCTTTCGCGGGGTAGACGGCGCCTTTTCCGGGGCAATGGCAGGTATTCTCGCCATGAAAAAAGCGGGCATAGAATTCCAGCTCAACACCACCGTAACCCGTGCCAATCTCGATCAGATCCAGGGTATCCTCGATCTGGCCATCAGGCTGGGTGCGGCGGCCCATCACATCTTTCTTCTCGTCCCCACAGGCCGGGGGAGAGAGATGGCCAACCAGGGGTTATCTCCCCTCGATTACGAAAAGACCCTGAACTGGTTTTACGAAGAGAGCCTCCTCTGTCCGATTCAACTGAAGGCCACCTGTGCACCCCACTATTTTCGGATCCTCCACCAGAGAAAAGGAAAAATAAAGGGAGAATCAAAAGAAACAAACGGCGCCCTCCACGCCATGACGCGGGGTTGTCTGGGGGGAAGCTCTTTCTGTTTTATCTCCCATACCGGGCAGGCACAGCCCTGCGGCTACCTTGAGATTGACTGCGGCCAGGTCAGGGAAAAGGCATTTAGAGACATCTGGGAAAACTCCCCCATATTTCACAATTTACGGGATTTGCATCAATATAAGGGGAAATGCGGCCGGTGCGAATTCATAAGAGTATGCGGTGG
Proteins encoded:
- a CDS encoding DUF1015 family protein — encoded protein: MAVVVPFKALRPQRQYVKAVASCPYDVVTTEEARKITAGNPLSFLRVEKSEIEALSCSGIGTDNVYEMARLNLNRLMQEGILFQEKKACFYVYRQRMASHEQYGIAGGISVAEYESGQLKKHELTRTDKEIDRIRHITAVNAQTGPVFVTYRCQDSIDRIVEKVVMDQPEYDFTADDGVSHTVWVIKDEKEIKTVANEFAKIDTLYIADGHHRAAAAAAVGKMRREQNPGNRGDEAYNYIMAVLFPHDQLKIWEYNRVVKDIPAFPDGREFFHKIGEKFMITGDFREKSPGRPGEFGMYLGRKWYKLTLRDNLYDGNNPVRNTDVSILQNHLLGPILGIHDARIDGRIEFVGGIRGCEELERLVDSGEFTIAFSLYPITMAQLMDVVDAGGIMPPKSTWFAPKPASGIFICLFN
- a CDS encoding alpha/beta fold hydrolase, translating into MDRVFIHGLESSSQGTKGSFFRKKYPEMIIEDFVGPLEQRMAKLNKILADKTDLILVGSSYGGTMATIYACNNEKKVKKLILLAPALNLTEFKPYLSNRLVIPVMVYHGLHDDVVPPGPVQDIARMLFANLTFHTVEDDHFLQKIFNTLDWDDLLCL
- the ahbD gene encoding heme b synthase; its protein translation is MDNKAIQKTRNLPVLPNVLRMVAWEVTRSCNLACVHCRASSRSGSYPGEFATDQCTRLLDEIAAFSKPVIILTGGEPLLREDIFEIVAYGNRKGLRMVMATNGTLVTGEIAGKMRQAGIKRVSVSIDGLDAKSHDTFRGVDGAFSGAMAGILAMKKAGIEFQLNTTVTRANLDQIQGILDLAIRLGAAAHHIFLLVPTGRGREMANQGLSPLDYEKTLNWFYEESLLCPIQLKATCAPHYFRILHQRKGKIKGESKETNGALHAMTRGCLGGSSFCFISHTGQAQPCGYLEIDCGQVREKAFRDIWENSPIFHNLRDLHQYKGKCGRCEFIRVCGGCRARAYEATEDYLAGEPLCIYEPISR